A portion of the Leucoraja erinacea ecotype New England chromosome 9, Leri_hhj_1, whole genome shotgun sequence genome contains these proteins:
- the LOC129700608 gene encoding BRD4-interacting chromatin-remodeling complex-associated protein-like, producing MDEEDDMSLLDVICDSQALNDFLHGCNKVSKYTLLPFGEGGSSQAAVPAACAEISELEDDLVDWSSASTGSGDVTGGNLQRSRPEKVHIRLQTRRKEATQQTTLSAGTVRPFPPAAPRSPTPADPRPATPDTTRPLTTSNPRPPTPSTCHPRYPLDPHHTPRPLTPSTPRPLTPSTPRPLTPSTPRPPTPPTPSPPLPQPANPRSINKSSSRHCLLRQVGLSKEQPMASVQTTSNGSPGISSLGQASPPVAMSSGPIHQQLLVKPGCSSLGCGPASPLGNQVTPSSLVCVLQKGTSLPRNSLFANASLSPPTQPVILKPATTRQVVHPPPSSMNVVVHRAPPAIQPKHCLNIQTKALQRSPKPSLRPNSPALHNMEAATQQQTAVLNPNFPVDAPVRNVVLPPWASSPMTGQTQSAQPRLDNPTFVHVPTQASTLSVPQPVVPAKRRFILPGHLASVVSRLQPLPAACARAGFTGQSSVALGLPRQPAATHIVGHQGPSGQLNAKKPSPPQILTGQSTAWHRTNFGQVSAAPGRQPVVGGGRAGVLTGPSQLASSTLLRVPTHPDADFPQSRSSDQCVRSVVQPMLLPNRITVPGDTGPTEQPVTLQQLSAVPSSSCGVQPRASRNAELTPGLGLLQTRTPPPCCPHAPAQLQGSWHHPPPLSVTPPHTGNTLAENTGQCISQLDGRSTLNCDQLLLFQQVSAFRWSEMYQYSRLMEHGGSIKEWQQNGYDAKIFIKDPAISFLASLENLGEIPSGPGDSSTLMLFKSPKNTSSLISNCPWILVFSTLFSQSSMSFSLKERKQQLLYRQVLKMQQERGLCLTSTSRLPAGSAAVPAITSGGSGAAVPANAVPMEAEILTAVSRPQSSLFLPVLASQEAAPFSTDACIRRDAAAQYPLARQATGFIPTGLSQRTTLCPVSSLAATSTREEFQQHRQLQLVWSSIAEADSKYLRPDHISVEDPRENVLCQLLHSCQTCNWQETPILVKEAIAAEICYAAGITKAATNPLPEQSYRPPPPGRAAHTIPGSHCLPGCFQTQSTNPQHQSYVPLCTVQTVLILSSTRPGCCGWLSVLLYVRSARTASPQWQGAFQTIHIKPLSSRSCKSTLQLEEPVGSLKQSVETIQKRDNLLLERFCKDQTSVMQPDCNTPFHSIEDTVLSLLPYHVCEGAMPSSVDFIKVDEEFQVVSANLLKQTQAMQNKYRMLLFEESRRTKSSAEMVMINRMFIQEEKVAFLEARQLARDSPDAYISSVFQPDIDNSPPTSACLLVAPNTLIQSTKQLAAPELDIRQARIWPLDAGVRAQPAGEDPVVSSPPSPPKIYTVRSRSGLKLKIKQEAGYNQVVHHTEFDHLPVSPVKQLSGTRGCTPSSFNHSNRACNCTVPSLAERRLLERLGTRDLPKQRLHLAKGKMNRPCCCSPILVPDPTRTYLPQDSAASRLGDDQKVSLSCCPLGTGARHLTSDSRNAGGSLPFRTRGRPGGRWGDHTSNEVEDTIARGLMEVDSICHLPWELSLPRPKRRRSESEENGSFSSDSPQDSALNQHLQSAINSILDLQRLQTSEEETPELAELSTPPCSPSSPSEDFMQQEQESGIIGAETSTLGEIVNST from the exons TCGGTGAGGGAGGTTCCAGCCAAGCGGCAGTACCCGCTGCCTGTGCCGAGATCTCCGAGCTGGAGGATGACCTCGTGGACTGGTCGTCTGCCTCCACGGGGAGTGGGGATGTTACTGGTGGCAACCTGCAGCGGAGCCGACCAGAGAAGGTCCACATCAGGCTGCAGACCCGGCGAAAGGAGGCGACACAGCAAACCACGCTCTCCGCAGG CACCGTTCGACCTTTCCCCCCTGCCGCCCCTCGATCTCCCACCCCCGCCGACCCTCGACCTGCCACTCCCGACACCACTCGACCTCTCACCACCAGCAACCCTCGGCCTCCCACCCCCTCGACCTGCCACCCCCGCTACCCCCTCGACCCTCACCACACCCCTCGACCTCTCACCCCCAGCACCCCTCGACCTCTCACCCCCAGCACCCCTCGTCCTCTCACCCCCAGCACCCCTcgacctcccaccccccccaccccttcacctCCACTGCCCCAGCCTGCCAACCCTCGCTCCATCAACAAGAGCAGCAGCAGGCATTGTCTATTGCGGCAGGTGGGATTGAGCAAGGAACAACCGATGGCCAGTGTTCAGACCACATCCAATGGCAGCCCTGGAATCTCCAGCCTCGGACAGGCCAGTCCACCCGTTGCAATGTCCAGTGGCCCGATTCATCAGCAACTACTTGTCAAACCCGGCTGCTCTTCACTAGGCTGCGGCCCTGCCTCGCCTTTGGGCAACCAAGTGACCCCCAGCTCGCTGGTGTGTGTGTTGCAGAAAGGCACCAGCCTGCCTAGGAACTCACTCTTTGCCAACGCAAGCCTCTCGCCGCCAACACAGCCGGTCATCCTCAAACCAGCCACCACTCGACAGGTGGTCCACCCCCCACCGTCCAGCATGAATGTGGTCGTCCACAGAGCTCCCCCTGCAATACAGCCAAAGCACTGCCTGAATATCCAGACCAAAGCTCTCCAGAGAAGCCCAAAGCCTTCCCTTAGGCCAAACTCTCCAGCCCTGCACAACATGGAAGCTGCCACGCAGCAGCAGACAGCTGTGCTGAACCCGAACTTCCCAGTGGATGCTCCCGTCCGGAACGTCGTTCTGCCGCCCTGGGCTTCCAGCCCGATGACAGGGCAAACACAATCAGCACAGCCCCGCTTGGACAACCCCACGTTCGTTCATGTTCCGACCCAGGCCAGCACCCTCTCAGTTCCTCAGCCTGTGGTTCCAGCCAAGAGACGGTTTATTCTACCAGGACATTTGGCCTCGGTGGTCAGTAGACTCCAGCCACTGCCGGCCGCTTGTGCCAGGGCTGGTTTCACTGGCCAGAGCTCAGTGGCTCTGGGACTGCCCAGGCAGCCTGCAgccacacacattgtgggccatcAGGGTCCTTCTGGACAGTTAAACGCCAAGAAGCCTTCACCTCCACAGATCCTGACGGGCCAAAGCACGGCATGGCACAGGACAAACTTTGGGCAGGTGTCCGCAGCGCCGGGCAGGCAGCCGGTGGTTGGCGGTGGAAGAGCTGGTGTTCTCACTGGACCCAGTCAGCTGGCTTCTTCCACGCTGCTTCGGGTGCCGACTCATCCGGACGCTGACTTCCCACAGTCCCGATCATCTGATCAGTGCGTGAGATCTGTTGTACAGCCCATGTTGCTGCCAAACCGGATAACCGTGCCCGGCGACACTGGCCCCACGGAGCAGCCAGTGACCCTGCAGCAGCTGAGTGCCGTCCCCTCCAGCAGCTGTGGTGTGCAGCCACGGGCTTCCAGGAACGCGGAGCTGACACCTGGTCTCGGACTCCTACAGACTCGCACTCCGCCTCCGTGCTGCCCCCACGCTCCAGCCCAACTGCAGGGCTCGTGgcatcatcctcctcccctctcagTCACACCCCCACATACTGGCAACACCCTGGCTGAAAACACCGGCCAATGCATCAGCCAACTGGATGGGAGATCCACTCTCAACTGCGACCAGCTCTTGCTGTTCCAACAGGTCAGTGCTTTCCGATGGTCGGAGATGTATCAGTACTCCAGGTTAATGGAGCATGGAGGTAGCATCAAGGAATGGCAGCAGAATGGTT ACGATGCAAAGATATTCATCAAGGATCCTGCGATCTCCTTTCTTGCCTCTCTCGAGAACCTGGGAGAGAtcccatcaggccccggggattcatccaccttaatgctcttcaagagtccCAAGAACACCTcctccttaatctcaaactgcccttggaTATTAGTATTTTCCACACTGTTTTCAcagtcctccatgtccttctccttg AAGGAGCGGAAGCAGCAACTTCTCTACCGACAAGTATTGAAGATGCAGCAGGAGAGAGGGTTGTGCCTGACATCTACCAGCCGCCTGCCAGCCGGCAGTGCCGCAGTACCCGCCATCACCAGTGGGGGGAGTGGAGCTGCAGTGCCAGCAAACGCTGTTCCAATGGAAGCCGAAATCCTCACCGCCGTATCCCGGCCTCAGTCCAGCCTCTTCCTGCCAGTTCTGGCAAGCCAG GAAGCAGCTCCTTTCTCCACAGACGCCTGTATTCGACGTGATGCAGCTGCACAGTACCCTCTCGCTCGGCAGGCCACTGGCTTCATCCCCACAGGGCTGAGTCAGAGAACAACTCTGTGTCCTGTCAGTTCCCTCGCTGCCACTTCAACAAGGGAAGAGTTTCAGCAGCACAGACA ATTGCAGCTGGTGTGGTCATCCATAGCAGAGGCTGACTCCAAGTATCTCAGACCTGACCACATTAGTGTGGAAGATCCTCGGGAGAATGTCCTCTGCCAACTACTGCACTCCTGCCAGACATGCAACTGGCAAGAGACACCAATATTAGTTAAGGAAGCAATTGCAGCTGAGATTTGTTatgcc GCCGGGATCACCAAAGCTGCCACCAACCCACTCCCAGAACAGTCCTACCGACCTCCGCCACCAGGCCGGGCTGCCCACACCATCCCCGGCTCGCACTGCCTCCCCGGCTGCTTCCAGACCCAATCTACCAACCCACAACACCAG TCTTACGTTCCACTGTGTACAGTGCAAACGGTTTTAATTCTGTCTTCCACCAGACCCGGTTGCTGTGGGTGGCTGAGTGTGTTGTTATACGTGCGCTCTGCAAGGACAGCGTCTCCACAATGGCAAGGGGCATTTCAGACCATTCACATAAAACCACTGTCCAGCCGTAGCTGCAAGTCTACGCTACAG CTTGAAGAACCAGTGGGGAGTTTGAAGCAATCAGTGGAAACTATTCAAAAGAGGGACAACTT GTTACTTGAAAGATTCTGCAAGGACCAGACCTCAGTTATGCAGCCCGATTGTAACACTCCGTTTCATTCCATTGAGGACACTGTTTTGAGTCTTTTGCCCTATCACGTGTGCGAGGGGGCAATGCCATCTAGTGTGGATTTTATCAAAG TGGATGAAGAGTTTCAGGTTGTGTCGGCAAATCTCCTCAAGCAGACCCAGGCCATGCAGAACAAATATCGTATGCTGCTCTTCGAAGAGTCCAGG AGGACAAAATCCTCCGCTGAGATGGTGATGATCAATCGGATGTTCATTCAGGAAGAAAAGGTGGCTTTCCTGGAAGCAAGGCAACTGGCCAGGGACAGTCCCG aTGCATATATTTCATCGGTTTTCCAACCAGACATCGACAACTCTCCACCGACCTCTGCTTGTCTTCTTGTTGCTCCCAATACACTCATTCAAAGTACAAAGCAGCTCGCAGCCCCCGAGCTGGATATCAGGCAGGCCAGGATCTGGCCCTTGGACGCTGGTGTGAGAGCCCAGCCGGCTGGAGAAGATCCCGTTGTCTCCAGCCCCCCCAGCCCTCCGAAAATCTACACAGTCAGAAGCAGAAGTGGACTCAAGCTGAAGATAAAGCAGGAAGCAGGTTACAACCAGGTTGTTCATCACACAGAATTTGACCATCTACCTGTAAGTCCAGTCAAGCAGCTCTCAGGGACCAGAGGCTGTACTCCAAGCTCCTTCAATCACAGCAACAGAGCTTGCAATTGCACCGTCCCGTCCCTGGCTGAGAGACGGCTGCTGGAACGTTTGGGCACCAGGGACCTGCCGAAACAAAGGCTCCACCTTGCGAAAGGCAAAATGAATCGTCCTTGTTGTTGCAGCCCCATTCTGGTACCTGATCCAACCAGAACGTACCTGCCTCAGGACAGTGCTGCAAGTAGACTTGGAGACGACCAGAAGGTCAGTCTTAGCTGCTGCCCACTGGGCACTGGAGCTCGGCACTTGACCTCCGACAGCAGGAATGCAGGCGGCAGCTTgccgttcagaaccaggggtcggcCAGGAGGGAGGTGGGGCGACCACACAAGCAACGAGGTGGAGGACACCATCGCGCGGGGTCTGATGGAGGTGGACTCCATCTGTCACCTGCCCTGGGAGCTGTCTCTCCCTCGGCCCAAGCGGAGGCGGTCTGAGTCGGAGGAGAACGGCAGCTTCTCCAGCGACAGTCCCCAGGACAGCGCGTTGAATCAGCACCTGCAGAGCGCCATCAACAGCATCCTGGACCTGCAGAGGCTGCAGACATCAGAGGAAGAGACTCCTGAGCTAGCCGAGCTGAgcacccctccctgctcccctagCTCTCCCTCGGAGGACTTCATGCAACAAGAACAAGAAAGTGGCATCATTGGAGCTGAGACCTCCACTCTGGGAGAGATAGTAAACAGCACCTGA